The window GGtatgtttcctttttatataaaagaatcatgtttgtgtgtctgtgaaaaaagctaaatttccTCCTTTGGCTTCTTCAGGATGAGCGCAGACGGATTGGGACTCCTACAGCCCGGGCGAGGGTCTGTCACCTTCAGTGCACTTTCTGCTCATTCCCTGAACAGCGAGACAGGAAGAATAACTGTGTTTTTCCCCTCAGGTCACTATGGAATTTGGCTTAGATAAGAGAGCACAGACTCTTCAGGGTCTGTCATTTCCTTTACAAGAAGAGGCCAAACGAGCTCTGCAGCAGCTAAAGCACAAACGCATCAACTACATCCAGCTGGTGAGCCACGAAGGAATATCTGCACGGATTATTTTACACTGAGAATCCTGGAAATTCAACAAattgaagtcaattcagttctTCTTTGGACTGAATCTCGACCAATTTCGCCATGTTAGGACgttagcaagcagtgattgTTTTGAGAATTTGTcaagctatgtccgaattccccacTCGCCATTTTTTAGTGCTGTTCGAaactactaattccaaaatcgagagtgctagaaatttcccagaagtctttgtgaaaaactagcatgcatcgatgctcactagattagcaaatatagaccaaaatgcattgcggttgaataagtttttgcagaaaaaggtgtttaaatgtatttttttaatgaccaatccacattttcaccatcagaacacagtggagtcgtATATAAACGCTGCGAAATGTTCGTATTAATTCGATTTTGTCTTAAATCgttgacgtcatatccggcgtttggaaaaacaaaaaaacaaaaaaatccaggacactGTATAGTCCggcactatatattttttttgtatttagggGTTTgagagggaattcggacataaccTTAGTCTAATGCTTcgaacgtttgaggtggggccagcagggaccacatgctcttattgagggatctgattggccagtttataactctaataactagcaataaagaaaatatataatggaaaaaaataggtttggcaagaacatgttaagaagagacaccagagcaagaagggttattctgacaaacagaatgagaGTAAACGGTTTATTTTGGCTTCCTGGGAccagtacttcctgtttggatctcaaagggggaggggatgatgagtccagttctctctataatCTGTATATGAGCGCGACACACTTTCTAATCAGTGACACAAAGAACAAACAAGGTGTTCACAGGTGTGTTCTGTGTTGCAGAGGCTGGATGTTGACAAAGAGACCATCGAGCTGGTTCACACCAAACCAACGGAAATCCATGAGCTTCCCTTCAGGATTCCCACAGATTCCCCGAGATACCACTTCTTTGTCTTCAAGCATTCCCATCAAGGCCAGCTGGATGAGGCGCTTGGTAATCCAGTCtacagaaaacaacagaaacctTCACTGTTTCTCTGCTGCTATTTTCTGAACAGatctttaaagtccaactccaactatatttcgatctattttaaaagcattctcagtagtcttttaattacacTTTTACCAATTTTAGCCTAAGTCAAAAAAATACGTGTCGTTAAGTCACAAATAGATCCCATGAAATGgtcgtattgatttgattttcacttcgtgaaatcgatGATGTCATATCCGCCTTTTAGCAAAACAGAAGTAAAGTAGTGAGTcggaattgcttttaaaatccagggcactggatAGTCCCgcatagttttttagtagtttgggaTTAGGGAGGGATTTCGGACATAGCCTTGGAGTAGGCCCGCCcccgtttcccatcatccatctgttacatgctctcctgctagcttacacccctcacaactccaacacAACATTACTGTTggatatcggagctatccatcTGTAatgtttgatccagattccagctcagacgaggaaaacacaaacgttcatggatccgtttgtctacaagtggagcGGATTGTAGTTTCTACGTCATCTTTTTTCCAACTGTGTCTTTTTCTAATTCCCAataatacagaaatactcagaaatgcaattttaagcctaaatttctttacatatgtcctccatcatcagaaaaaacatctaaaaacatcttaaaacacaatttttatttcagtggGTCTTGAAAGTCcacctatgacaattttttaaatcaaaaaatgttcccagtagtgttttcattgtgattatgacgtttttaaccaaaatcccacaacctaaatgtcttgaaaacatttttttcatgttgatctgaagcctctgtttccaaaatctcctctgagggggcgtggcttttggtgctccacccctgatcctcccctgtctgattataatAGCTCTGCGTcttgctagcgtaaatcttcgccgctgctacataaaaactaaaccaaccatttttcagaagaaaaatgccgcACCtacatgtaaaaattaaaaaaaacaggattttcatcagagggagacttaaaaaaaacggaAGAATTCACTCCTGACCATTTTCATTGTTGTGTAATTGCCTCATACAACAAGTGCTCTATTTTTCTCAGGTcttaaaatgaaacagattCACAGGAAAGTTGTTCTtgtctttgtatttcttttagTAGCATTTCTTATCTCAGCACATATTTGTTTGTGTTAATGAGATTTATGGAGTACTCTGGTTTTGTGTAAACCTCTCCACCATCACGACAGCTCCCTCTGCAGGAAGCTTCCTGAGACTCGGCCTGTGCCTGAACTTTGAGTTGCTTTCAGGAAGAATGTTGTTGACAGGAAGAGCTTCATCATCCTTTGAAAAAATCACAAGTTTTCAGCAGTTTTATTGgtagaaaaataattgtttatcatatttaaaatatttattaattgaattatcatttcttttttttatctacaaatAGTTAGaaatgtatcttttatttttaatgaaaatgttcagtttcATAGCCTGTTGACATTTCCTCTTAATTTTTAAACACTCGGTGGGTCTGTACTAGTATGAGCCAAATGGTTTCAGCGTGATTTCATAGACGTTTTTACAGATATAGGTTATGAATTATGGAACGTTGTGTTTCTACATCATGTACAGCTTGTTTAGCTCTGAACTGAGAGCTCAAGGAGAAAGCTAAAGTGATTTAGTGCTCACTTTGTCCTGtgtggagaaataaaaaagcacattcCTACAGTCAAGTCAAAATAACTTGAGAATAGCATCTTTAAGTCTCCAGGTGCAGCTTATGAGCTGTAAATCTGAGGAATTTTAGCTGGACTGCGAGgaaaagttttgatttattttcaaagcgttcccaatggtctgttaattaatatgtttttatccatataaataaaaaatctgtcatttttcaagacatagtttctgcagagcggcaggagttcataagaaattcacctcttgtTTAAGCATGGTCAGAAAAATGCtccaataacatgttaaaaacccaattttcctccgagtgggtctttaacgaTCGAATGTTCATGTTCTGAACTCGTCTTTTCCAGTGTTCATATACTCCATGCCCGGATACACGTGCAGCATCAAGGAGCGGATGTTGTACTCCAGCTGCAAGAACCGGCTACTGGATGAGGTGGAGAGAGACTACCAGCTGGAAGTCACCAAGAAGGTAGAGATGACCCAGAGAAGGCCTGCTGGTTCATTTGTCTGAACGCTCATTCAAATCCTCTGCACAGATGGAGATAGACAGTGGTGACGGCCTGACGGAGGAATTCCTGTACGAAGAGGTTCATCCCATGGAGCACACCCTAAAGCAGGCCTTTGCTAAACCTCGAGGGCCCGGAGGGAAGAGGGGCAACAAACGGCTCATCAAGGGCGCCGGGGAGGATAACTAGATAAATGGAGATGTTTAAGAATTGATTTATGTGACTGTTTCGCTCTTGCCTgttagagagagagagaatacgctttccatcaaactcattttgacaggtgacctttgacccttcactatccatcaaactcgtttacactggtgccccgcccctcgagataatgtaacaatttaatatcaattttagatttaaagggTGTATAGCACGTGGCCCtccagattgttttattttattcttattaattccctaatgttatcttgtgcttatttctaacttgaatgaTTTTGGgtatatatattttgatggagagtaaaatattgaaaattatttaaggtttaagttgatttattctggaataatatttctgcctttttgttattcataattatttttaaaaagttatggttttaaagttttaaaaattggcatttattttggtatttactaagattttttaggctattttggagtttagctaattttttcagctacatgctagctattttggctaatttaggcttttttcagttttttaggctgttttagagtttagctaatatttctgctacgtgctagctgttttggctaattgaagatttttctttataagTTTTATctggttgttttggagttaggctaatatttacccATTAGCTGCTTTAGCTAACTAAGGCTTTTTCCCCcagtttttaaggatattttgaagtttagctattttttcagctacatgctagctgttttggctaacctacgtttttttttttttttgtatttttgtttttttgactaatttgtaatttagctaatatttgatccgtctatcagcttcagcgtttttaactatcaatttcagcatcttcagctatcagcactatcatcttcagctgccaaatttagcttacagcattccctctagcattatcacagttaatgttatatatctagttcataattatgttaaaaagttacacttttaaagttttaaaaatgttgtgttagtgttcaataaatgttaatcctgttcggcccacaacccaaagtgtgttttggatattGGGcccatgtgcgattgagtttaacatcTCTGGtatgtagggtcaaaggtcacctgtccaaacgagtttgatggatggtgtagggttaAAGGTCATCTGTCAAAATGAATTTGATGGAATGTATAATCTTTATCTCTCTCCCGTTGCTTCTTTGATCCACCACACAATTCACAGCTTTAACTGGGGAAAACATGAAACCAAAGTAAAACGATGATGGTTCAATTTTTGGGGAGAGGAAGTCCTGTTGTCACCTTGGAAGTCGTCTGTAACAAGTTGATCTTCAGCCaaatgtttcacaaataaacagaaaatcttAGGAATTCACCTTTCCTGCAGTTCTGCAAGGTCCTCGATGGTTTTTCCACCCTCTTGTTAAGcattaaacaaaagaaagtggAACGTCTTTCCGCCTTTTCCTCCCGGGTTTCCTTCCCTCTTCCCAGTTTTGAAGTCATTGTTTTGTTGTCACTATAAAAGTTGAAAAGGAGCACCTTGAGCTGCTGGTCCAGATTTGTGGACACTGTTAACAGCCGAACACCTTAAAGGTGGACATGGGTGACGGTGCGTCAGGTGGAAGAGCAGGTTTTTCACTAAGTTTCTCATCTGCTGGAGTctttggacaaaaaaacaaaaaagagctaCTCCTAGTGGCAACAGGTTGCATTGCAACTTTGTGTGAATTGAAATATTATGCAGTCGTTTGTGAGCCCTGCTTGAATTAT is drawn from Oryzias melastigma strain HK-1 linkage group LG5, ASM292280v2, whole genome shotgun sequence and contains these coding sequences:
- the LOC112145713 gene encoding twinfilin-2 → MSHQTGIDATSELKEFLARARGGSIRIMKIIIRNEELVLDSCREPVHSWEKDYDQFLLPLLTPQQPCYILYRLDSKNSQGYEWIFISWSPDHSPVRQKMMYAATRATLKKEFGGGHIKDEMFGTVEEDLCFQGYLRHRSSCSSPAPLTAAEQELQRIRVTEDKVVWDERRRIGTPTARARVTMEFGLDKRAQTLQGLSFPLQEEAKRALQQLKHKRINYIQLRLDVDKETIELVHTKPTEIHELPFRIPTDSPRYHFFVFKHSHQGQLDEALVFIYSMPGYTCSIKERMLYSSCKNRLLDEVERDYQLEVTKKMEIDSGDGLTEEFLYEEVHPMEHTLKQAFAKPRGPGGKRGNKRLIKGAGEDN